A single genomic interval of Amycolatopsis albispora harbors:
- a CDS encoding GntR family transcriptional regulator: MLETSPPGESGSATGTRGQREPKYWALKQHLLDLLDALPAGSSIPTERALAGEFGVSRTTVRQALADLTVEGRLHRVQGKGTFAAEPKFAQRLQLSSYTEDMRASGREPSSKLLEIDELPAEGELAKLLGIRAGAKVLRMRRLRLADAEPMALETTHLPLGRFRGLRKHVTAGGSLYAVLREQFGVEMERAEETIETALAGPQEAELLGADVGMPMLLLSRHSFAADGKPVEFVRSIYRGDRYKFVTTLNRP; this comes from the coding sequence ATGTTGGAGACATCACCGCCCGGGGAATCCGGCTCGGCCACCGGCACCCGGGGGCAACGCGAGCCGAAGTACTGGGCACTGAAGCAACACCTGCTGGACCTGCTGGACGCACTGCCTGCCGGGTCGTCCATCCCCACCGAACGGGCGCTGGCCGGCGAGTTCGGCGTCTCGCGGACCACCGTCCGCCAGGCGCTGGCCGACCTGACCGTGGAGGGCAGGCTGCACCGCGTGCAGGGCAAGGGCACCTTCGCCGCCGAGCCGAAGTTCGCCCAGCGCCTGCAGCTGTCGTCCTACACCGAGGACATGCGCGCGTCCGGGCGCGAGCCGTCGTCGAAGCTGCTGGAGATCGACGAGCTGCCCGCCGAGGGCGAGCTGGCCAAGCTGCTCGGCATCCGGGCCGGGGCGAAGGTGCTGCGCATGCGCCGCCTGCGCCTGGCCGACGCCGAGCCGATGGCGCTGGAGACCACGCACCTGCCGCTCGGCCGCTTCCGCGGGCTCCGCAAGCACGTCACCGCGGGCGGTTCGCTGTACGCGGTGCTGCGCGAGCAGTTCGGCGTGGAGATGGAACGCGCGGAGGAGACCATCGAGACCGCGCTCGCCGGGCCGCAGGAGGCCGAGCTGCTCGGCGCCGACGTCGGCATGCCGATGCTGCTGCTGTCACGGCACTCGTTCGCCGCCGACGGCAAGCCGGTGGAGTTCGTCCGCTCCATCTACCGCGGCGACCGGTACAAGTTCGTCACCACGCTCAACCGCCCGTGA
- a CDS encoding SIS domain-containing protein — protein MTVEGARPGAHMAAEIAEQPAVLAALRDRQPEIAEVAEAIAKRPPRFALLAARGSSDHAALYAKYLIEVLLGLPAGLVSPSTVTLYGAAPDLRDVLLVTVSQSGGSPDLVEFTESARQQGALTVAVSNTPSSPLSAAAELAVDIGAGQEQAVAATKTYTATLLALYLLVDAVRGGKGADADGLGELAQQALDRSAAGVQRAVDRYRFVNRVITAGRGYSYATALEASLKLAETSYLAARAYSGADLLHGPVAAIDGETAVLALTNRGKGGDAMREVLDAVSGRGADVLAIGSAAADVPAALRIEVPPVAEELAPILDVLPAQSLALGLSLARGGDPDRPRGLNKVTKTR, from the coding sequence ATGACCGTAGAGGGTGCGCGGCCCGGCGCGCACATGGCCGCCGAGATCGCCGAGCAGCCCGCCGTGCTGGCGGCCCTGCGGGACCGGCAGCCGGAGATCGCCGAGGTGGCCGAAGCCATCGCGAAACGCCCGCCACGCTTTGCTTTGCTGGCCGCGCGCGGGTCCAGCGACCACGCCGCGCTCTACGCCAAGTACCTGATCGAGGTGCTGCTCGGGCTGCCGGCGGGGCTCGTTTCGCCGTCCACGGTGACGCTCTACGGTGCCGCGCCGGACCTGCGCGACGTGCTGCTGGTGACGGTCAGCCAAAGTGGAGGTTCACCTGATCTGGTGGAATTCACCGAGTCGGCACGGCAGCAGGGCGCACTCACCGTGGCGGTCAGCAACACTCCGTCGTCGCCGCTGAGCGCCGCCGCCGAGCTGGCCGTGGACATCGGCGCCGGGCAGGAGCAGGCGGTCGCCGCGACCAAGACCTACACGGCCACGCTGCTCGCGCTGTACCTGCTGGTGGACGCCGTGCGCGGCGGCAAGGGCGCCGACGCCGACGGCCTCGGCGAACTGGCCCAGCAGGCGCTCGACCGCTCGGCGGCCGGGGTGCAGCGGGCGGTGGACCGGTACCGCTTCGTCAACCGGGTGATCACCGCGGGCCGTGGTTACTCCTACGCCACCGCGCTGGAGGCTTCGCTCAAGCTCGCCGAGACCAGCTACCTGGCCGCGCGCGCGTACAGCGGCGCGGACCTGCTGCACGGCCCGGTCGCCGCGATCGACGGCGAGACCGCCGTGCTCGCGCTGACCAACCGCGGCAAGGGCGGCGACGCGATGCGCGAGGTGCTCGACGCGGTCTCCGGCCGGGGCGCCGACGTGCTCGCCATCGGCTCGGCCGCCGCCGACGTGCCCGCCGCGCTGCGGATCGAGGTGCCGCCGGTGGCCGAGGAACTCGCGCCGATCCTCGACGTGCTGCCGGCGCAGAGCCTGGCACTGGGCCTGTCCCTGGCCAGGGGCGGCGACCCGGACCGCCCGCGGGGCCTGAACAAGGTGACCAAAACCCGCTGA
- a CDS encoding MFS transporter: MAMLDGTIVNVALPRIGGELEASVSGLQWILDGYLLALASLILIAGSLGDRYGRRRVFVIGVVWFGVASVLCGLAVTTEMLVATRVLQGIGGALLTPGSLAILQSAFPRAERARAIGAWSGLGGIAAAIGPLVGGLLVQVWSWRLAFLINLPLAVVCVWLARKYVPESCDQQEHTGRPNVLSSVVGALGLAGLTAALVELPVRGGDWLVLGSGIAGLAGLVVFVVLQRRSADPLVPPRLFASRTFTVANALTLVVYAALGGVMMLMVLQLQVSLGYSPTAAGLAGLPITVVMLVLSGYSGRLAQKIGPRPQLVAGPMLVAVGMLLLLRVEPGASYLGAVLPAVTVFGLGLATVVAPVTATVLAAAPDQYAGVASGVNNAIARTGGLLAIALLPAVAGLTGAAYADPVALTASWRTALLVCAGLAVAGGLVALGVRNDVLSVPGGEPEPVHDHPEPGECLHCGVDAPPSAYARSRPE, translated from the coding sequence ATGGCCATGCTCGACGGCACCATCGTCAACGTCGCACTGCCGCGGATCGGCGGGGAGCTCGAGGCCTCGGTTTCCGGTCTGCAGTGGATCCTCGACGGGTACCTGCTGGCGCTGGCGTCGCTGATCCTGATCGCCGGCTCGCTCGGCGACCGGTACGGGCGGCGGCGGGTTTTTGTCATCGGGGTGGTGTGGTTCGGCGTCGCGTCGGTGTTGTGCGGGCTCGCGGTGACCACCGAGATGCTGGTGGCCACCCGGGTCCTGCAGGGCATCGGCGGCGCGCTGCTCACGCCCGGCTCGCTGGCGATCCTGCAGTCGGCGTTCCCGCGGGCCGAACGGGCCAGGGCGATCGGCGCCTGGTCCGGGTTGGGCGGCATCGCGGCCGCGATCGGGCCGCTGGTCGGCGGGCTGCTGGTGCAGGTGTGGTCGTGGCGGCTGGCGTTCCTGATCAACCTGCCGCTGGCGGTGGTCTGCGTCTGGCTGGCGCGCAAGTACGTGCCGGAGTCGTGTGACCAGCAGGAGCACACCGGCCGCCCGAATGTGCTGTCCTCGGTGGTCGGCGCGCTCGGGCTGGCCGGGCTCACCGCGGCGCTGGTCGAGCTGCCGGTGCGGGGTGGTGACTGGCTGGTGCTCGGGTCGGGGATCGCCGGGCTGGCCGGGCTGGTGGTTTTTGTGGTGCTGCAACGGCGCTCGGCCGATCCGCTGGTGCCGCCGCGGTTGTTCGCCAGCCGGACGTTCACCGTGGCCAACGCGCTGACGCTGGTGGTCTACGCGGCGCTCGGCGGCGTGATGATGTTGATGGTGCTGCAGCTCCAGGTGTCGCTCGGGTACTCGCCGACGGCGGCGGGGCTGGCCGGGCTGCCGATCACCGTCGTGATGCTCGTGCTGTCCGGGTATTCGGGACGGCTGGCGCAGAAGATCGGGCCGCGGCCGCAGCTGGTGGCCGGGCCGATGCTGGTGGCCGTGGGCATGCTGCTGTTGCTGCGGGTCGAGCCGGGGGCGTCCTACCTGGGCGCGGTGCTGCCCGCGGTGACCGTGTTCGGGCTGGGGCTGGCCACGGTGGTGGCGCCGGTGACGGCCACCGTGCTGGCCGCCGCGCCGGACCAGTACGCCGGGGTGGCCTCCGGCGTGAACAACGCGATCGCCAGGACCGGCGGGCTGCTCGCCATCGCGCTGCTGCCCGCGGTCGCCGGGCTGACCGGGGCGGCCTACGCCGACCCGGTGGCGCTGACCGCGAGCTGGCGCACGGCGCTGCTGGTGTGCGCGGGCCTGGCGGTGGCCGGTGGGCTGGTGGCGCTCGGTGTGCGCAACGACGTGCTCAGTGTGCCCGGCGGGGAGCCGGAACCCGTGCACGACCACCCGGAGCCGGGGGAGTGCCTGCACTGCGGGGTGGACGCGCCGCCGTCGGCCTACGCGCGCTCACGCCCGGAGTAG